The Lycium barbarum isolate Lr01 chromosome 4, ASM1917538v2, whole genome shotgun sequence nucleotide sequence CttttacaagtattattttaaagaGCATTATTTATTGCTTTCATTTAAAATCtaagcaatatttataagtcttattttaagtaGCATTTAAAGTCTTCTTTGTGCAAATTATCTTATTTTTTTTCATAAATCTTAACTAACATTACTTTCTTTTAAGATCCAAGCTATACATGCAAGTCATTTTAAAATTTTAACCTTGTATCtcgtcttaattaattaacctaagtttggtcggataaccgtaagttaacggattctaaaggattcctaaccccttccctttaggataatatagagcccttacctagaatcacactggttaagcagactattaattgaggtttagtttaactttcccttagttaatatttaggtgtcctaattcaccattaaattaattaggtggcgactctcttaaaacaaaataaacaggaatcaccaatacgtcatacccctaaatttgacccggttaaaatggggtgcgacaatTAACCTCATCATCAAATGCCAAGGAGTATTTCATGTAGTCTTGCTCCAGCTCACACATTGTGGGGATGATGTAAGGGTGCACAATCTAAAAATATGCAAAACGTTAGTATTTAGTTTATATTTTTACAAAAACATTGATAATAGACTCCAAATTTATACATGTGAAACTCCCGCTTGAATCATAAATGGATCACTTTCAATAAATCGCTCCATTTTTGTGGTGTGCCACTTAAGCATCCTAGGAATAGGCAGAGGAACCTCATCTGATTTGCCAGCATGCAGTCTAAGTGTGGGGAAAGCTTCATAAGCCCAGACCTATAATGACACAAATAATCGCTGAGTGTAAAAATAAATAACACACAGTCTATACTCTACTACACCAGTGGTTTATAATATGTACCATCAATGTCCAGGGGAAGCCGTAGAGAGCATATGACAGAATCTTCTTATCAACGTGGGTTTGGTAGTGCCTGGGAACGTCTACCTTATCATTCAAGTATTTTAAGGTCAGTTTAAAGGATTCCTTTCCCCAAGGATAGCTCTGGAAAATTCCAAATCGTGAGCCATTTTAATCATATCATGGTCCATACCCCTGGACACATCTTTGGCCATCAAAATTGTATGCAGAAACCACACAAGACAGCATTTCAGCTTTTCTTCTTTATTTAGTTTAGGCCCTCTAACCACCACCAATAACTTTTTTGATGTAATCTTCCTGTTTCGAGTAACCTTTGAGTAGAATTCTGTTCCTTTCCTAATTGCCCTGTCCTCTCTAGATTGGTTGGGATAGGATCCACAATTTAAACCGGTGATTAACGTAAACTCCTTCAAGCCAAAACACACAGGCTTGTCATTCACGATGAACCACATTTCACGCTTCTTTTTTCTGTACCACATGACGAAGAAGCAGATAGTGGATCATCCGACCGTTGAAATTGATGAAGAATTTGGACAGTTTTCTAAATTGACCAAAACAGGAACGCTTCCACATTTTCCTTGGTTTTTTTTATTTCTCTACACATTATTAAATTCAACTAACAAGGTCAGTCTGCTCCTAACAGAAACTTTTGCTGAAAAAGATTCATAATCATCCAGCTAATTAATGAAACCACACTTTTCAACTTTAATTGTCTTTGCACAATATGGCAAGGACAAAGGATCAACATCTTGAGCAGCACTAGACTGCTTTGAACCATCCTCAGATCCATAACCATCACTCTCAACTCCACTGTAAACTCTATCTCCTTCATCACCATCAACACTACACTCATCAATGGGGTTTGAGTAGGACTCACTCTCAGCTTCTacacttctttttctttttccatatCAGCTAACTTCTTCACCTCTTCTTTTTTTATCCTTACGATTCGCAGTAGAACGGGTTTGAACCATATCACAAGAACGGGGGtgtaattttcctcctcttcctctACACCTAGGCATTTATATAATCTATATACGAACAATAGAGACGTTGATCAATCACGATATAAAAATAAGAATAATCGATCAAAAGTCTAGTAATAGACCATAAGGTAATATCAAAAagcaaaaacagaaaaagaaagatCGAAACAAGCAAAATAAGTATAAATAACACACATTTCGACGAAAAAACAGGCGAAACTTCAAAGGTTTTGAAAAAATCAGATCTTTATGAACACTAGGTTTTTATCAAGATCGACCAAAAATAAAGAATTTCAGGGCAATATGGAGCTCAAAATGCTACGACGGAGTTGCAAAATTAAGGAAAATACATGTTTACGATGATCAAAGAGTGTTAGGGCTTGGAGGAGAGAAAGATTCGGCTGGAAGTTTGAGAGTTCCAAGCTAGGAAGAGAAATGGATATTTTAAGAGAAGTGAAAGggactagagagagagagagagagagagaggggttttTGTATATATTAAGAGAAGTGAAAGGGACTTAAGTGTATAAGTTTAAATATCCAAACTTTTAAACATTATGAAATGTACCCCATGCCCCCTTTTCTAAACCCTAATccggaaaaataaattaaaaataaattgagCGGCCCTGTTGCAAATTAAAACTTGAGAGTGGCCTCTTTGCCAAATCTTCTCTAGTATTTGTGTAGATTATATATAAATTCTTTTACCATAATATATTTTGCTTACATGCCGATTGCCGagcacaagaaaataaataaaaaacccaCTTATATCCCCGATAAACATTTTTCATGAACATTTTCAATGAAAATAttttggcttaatgcatatgcagccccctaaacttgttttttttttttttttttcattttggcacctcaactaagtgttgctcctattgaactcctgaactcatcctcaagtgtgtctatcaaaccctctaaatctgatttttattataagcaaaaattaaattgtggtaatgaaggtgaagtaatattttagacgtgTTGTAaactattctttaggtcatgaaTGTGTCGGTTTCTACTGGTTCTGCTCGATCCACTACTagcttaattaagagcttactcttttttttccctctcaattgctgctaatcttagctaaaaatGGCATAATTAAATTATAATATATATTAGAATATTGATACATTGAAGAtagaatactatgtaagtcagattgtgtttgatagacacacttgaggataagttcaggggttcaataggaacaacacttagttaaggtgtcaaaatgaaaaaaaaaaaaaacgttcagggggctgcatatgcattactgccaaatattttccatgaaaaaCATACCAAACACACCTATAGATTATTGCCATTGTTTGATGCAATCACATAGTACATTTTCCCCCACCCTATATCAATTGAACTAGCAAACTATGCTCATGCGATGCATgggcccaacatgattaatttggttactcaatttagttagtctttatggtttgtatatttttcaaaagatactgcgattctccttagtgagtctccatatttgttttcttttcatcttattttcccccttaatttctcaattgttgttaaaatttgtcttattttggttatgtccgcttctttttatatttagtaagttgacaattcaaatatcctacatgtcaagtttataatcacaagattcaaagatattttattatattatacacatttttaatttagacaacaagatttgaaagtctatctttatttcttaaactccgtgtctagtcaaacgtagacacttaaattgagacaaatggagtatatgccaaatgaaggaaatgaaaggacaattaagacactgcggacccgtggggacttaaaaagtaaacacacaagaggtagaattaatgttcaacttctgaaatgtatacatgttagtccctgctcagagtacaatttcagttgctatttgtacaacttattgttttTGTGTTtgtccaccttgggcgtttatatataataagaaaaatatagaatagaaaaatagacatatatttttagtaatgtggctaaGTAATATGTGAcgaaaggagtacttcatttattaattcttaaagaacgtgaaaagtcaaaagtgaagaAGTAAAAGtacacagaggaaataaatatgtgtcggagaattaaaattgaagtgcatacatgtatacatgagaagagaataaatattcagcaaaaaagtgaaaagtgaaaagtgaacaagtaaaagtgcacggaggaaataaatatgtgtcggagaattaaaattgaagtgcatacgcgtatacatgagaagataataaatattcagtactatgacatatgtctacgtgagatttattaattcttaaagaacgtgaaaagtcaaaagtgaacaagtaaaagtgcacggaggaaataaatttgtgtaggagaattaaaattgaactgcatacatctatacatgagaagagaataaatattcatcaagaacgtgaaaagtcaaaagtatacagaggaaataaatgtgtcggagaattaaaattgaagtgcatacgtctatacatgagaaggaaataaatattaactactatgacatatgtccacatgaaataaaaaaatagttggttaaaGTATACAAGTTATATTGGttttgatacaagtattcatTATGTATACAATTTCCtccacacttatatataatagaaagtAGTCAGGTATTCAACATACCGTCAGAGCGAACCATTAATGGCTTTCTCCTTCCTCTCTTTCCTCTTCTTGGTTTTTTTCTCTCCACTCTTTTCCACAGCAACAACTCTCCAAAGTAAATCTCTCTTTAGATCACATCTCACTACTCAACTAGACTCTtcttccaacaacaacaataatgccACCCCAACAACCTTTTTCGAAGTCACCAAACCTATAAATCTCCCAAAAACCAAACCTTTCACATATCTAATCCTTCAACATGACTTTGGTTACACATATGGTAAACCCCCTGTTCTTGCAAACTACACACCCCCTTCAAATTTCCCAAATGGGAAATTTTCCAAGATTgtgttagaatggaaagcaaCATGTAAAGGAAGACAATTTGATAGAATTTTTGGGGTTTGGTTAAGTGGGGTTGAGATTTTGAGAAGTTGTACGGCTGAACCAAGGTCTAATGGGATTATTTGGACTGTTAAGAAAGATATTACAAGGTATTATTCTTTACTTATGACAAATCAAGAACTTGCTGTTTATATGGGGAACTTAGTGGATAGTACTTATACTGGTGTATATCATGTGAAACTATTTATTCACTTTTATCCTGTTGAAGAAATATATAGTGATGGTCAGAAGAATCTGGAATACTTTCAGAAGGCATTTGATAATGGAGCTGATTTGATTTTACCAATTTCAAGAAATATGCCGTTAAATGATGGTTTGTGGTTTGAGATTGAGAATTCTACTGATGTTGTGTCAAAGGAGTTTAAAATTTCTCAAAATGCTTATAGGGCTGTACTGGAAATTTATGTTTCATTTCACGAGAATGATGAGTTTTGGTATAGTAATCCACCAAACGATTATATTCGCGCGAATAACCTTACTGGTACCCCGGGAAATGGAGCATTTAGGGAAGTAGTAGTTAGTGTGGATGATCTTGTAGTTGGTTCAGTTTGGCCTTTTACTGTGATTTATACCGGGGGTGTAAATCCCCTCTTGTGGAGACCCATAAGTGGAATTGGTTCGTTTGATCTTCCTTCGTATGGTATTGAAATTACGCCATTGTTAGGGAAGATTTTAGATGGAAATGAACATAAGATTTCGTTCAGTGTCACGAATGCTCTTAATGTGTGGTATATCGATGCAAATTTGCATCTTTGGTTGGATGAGAAGAGTATAAAGACAGAAGGGGTGTTATTGAAATACAATAGTCTGCCCCTTTCCTTTTCTCTTGTGACAAATTTTACGGGTATTGATGGATCTTTCCTCACAAACGCTAGTAGATCGATCACATTGACAGGATGGGTAAAGTCGTCTTACGGGAATATCACTACTAAGTCAGCTCAAGGTTTAAGTTATAGTAACTATATGGTGGCGGGAAATGAAGGAAACTTGCAATTGGTGGATCAGATTATTCACTTCAACGATACTGTTGATTTCATGATGGCATCTTCTTCTGTCAAGTCTCTTGAGTCCTTTAAAAAGTTTACGCTTTTCTTGTATTCTGACAATGTAGACAAAGAAGATGAAAGCTATGCCTCAATCTCGAATGTTACGTTGGGATTTCATGATCAGAGGGTAAAGACTTCCAAGTATGGATCCTTAGCGAGTTCTATTGAGAATATGCAAAAAGCACAGGGCTATATGCTTGT carries:
- the LOC132636421 gene encoding peptide-N4-(N-acetyl-beta-glucosaminyl)asparagine amidase A-like, coding for MAFSFLSFLFLVFFSPLFSTATTLQSKSLFRSHLTTQLDSSSNNNNNATPTTFFEVTKPINLPKTKPFTYLILQHDFGYTYGKPPVLANYTPPSNFPNGKFSKIVLEWKATCKGRQFDRIFGVWLSGVEILRSCTAEPRSNGIIWTVKKDITRYYSLLMTNQELAVYMGNLVDSTYTGVYHVKLFIHFYPVEEIYSDGQKNLEYFQKAFDNGADLILPISRNMPLNDGLWFEIENSTDVVSKEFKISQNAYRAVLEIYVSFHENDEFWYSNPPNDYIRANNLTGTPGNGAFREVVVSVDDLVVGSVWPFTVIYTGGVNPLLWRPISGIGSFDLPSYGIEITPLLGKILDGNEHKISFSVTNALNVWYIDANLHLWLDEKSIKTEGVLLKYNSLPLSFSLVTNFTGIDGSFLTNASRSITLTGWVKSSYGNITTKSAQGLSYSNYMVAGNEGNLQLVDQIIHFNDTVDFMMASSSVKSLESFKKFTLFLYSDNVDKEDESYASISNVTLGFHDQRVKTSKYGSLASSIENMQKAQGYMLVKGRLVVSGIGSTQQVYKYKDNECLYSRNISSSNYTILRDKVSDSCPRSTLSRRPFSFGKFQFVPARRVSLASHFGAVKACV